The genomic segment cattTTTTACAACAATATAAAGAGCAGCAAATTCActttggtaaaaataaaaactgatatTTATAAACAAATGTGCAGCTGATGAGATTTGACAGCAGCCGCGTCCTGATTGTTGCAGGTCAGTAGGTGACATCACCTTATGTCAACACagtgacaacaacaaatgtggGAGATGATTGAGACAAGTGAAGTTAATGATGGATCAACAGAGCATCACagttcagcccccccccccccgtccgtccgtcctgaGTAATAACGGACCTCCGTGTGCGGTCGTTCCCTCCAACAGTCTGTCCTCCTGTTGGACGTTGACGCGGtgccaggacacacacacacacacacactcgcgtaAATCAAACGCTGGGCCCTCCTCTGCTCTGatgtcccagcatgcacccTGGTTACCTGGCTGCCGTCCcaaccagcagcagagaggagacacgGGGCTTCACCTCCACTTCACACGCAACAGAGACAACCACCAaccagagacacacaaccagaAACTGAGGAGTGAAAACATCACCTCCAGGTCACAGGTCATAATTCATGGATGTTGATGAAGACCAGGCCTTGTGAGATTGTGTGCGTCCATACAGTTCATTGCCTCAGCTTTAGTTTTTCAGGTGAATgaagctgaaatgaaaacaagttcCTCAGACCTGAACTGAGTCAACGCGTTCGTCCTCTGAGCCTCGTCGGCCGCAGGTTTCAGCTGTGGAAGCAGACGCATCAGTTTTTATTAATCAAATGACATCCATAATGAATAGTCAGAGGTCATTGATCGGCGTGACAACAGAACCTGTGACGGCGTCATGTGTCCTGTTGAAGAAAACGCAGTGCGAGTTATGTGACCATCAGTCGTGTGCTTTTCACGTAGTCACACGCCATCGAACGTGGTGACGTGAGACAGGTGCGGCGGTCGGTCATGTGCGGTTGACTCATCAGTATCAGACTCCTCGATGTTCCTCCACCTTTCAATTTCTGAGGATTAATAAATTCAGATATTGATgtttgtctgaggccgacaacacgacGGTCGACTGCTCGCACCAGTGCATCGTCACGTATGATTGTAAAGATGGAACAAATGACTAAAcctcattttacatttttaaagcgttttttaaattaacactAAAGACAgatttgtaaattaaatgatatgaaaaaatTAATCTTTCCAGCAGCTCTGGATTTGAAACCTCGTGTTGCTGTGTTTTAGACGACAAGccttttaaacatttgttttgatcaACTTTGTGACGCAAGTTCCACAGATTTTAAACCTTTGCAGGACAAGTTAGTCTGAAGCGAGctgcaaaatgttgaaaattaaatttaaacACCGTGCGCATGTACGTTCAACTGAAGAGGAAAAATCAAATCGCTTCTTACATAAACATAACTTTCAGCTTGCATCTTAAATGCTCTAGACAAGTGAACAAATGTAAGAATGTGTCTTCATGAAGTTTAATGATACTTTGTCACACCCTCGTTTGTACAGTTCTTTCATAAAAGACACGTgaatgtttgggtttttgttttttattaaataactCTGCAGAACAGTGATGTTCGagtccacagagcagagacgTGGTCCGTCTCTAAGCCGTCTCCTCCTTGGTGACGCGGTCCTTCTTAAGCGGCCCCTGtggacaacagacaaacaaaataatcagCTGATGCGTCGACTATTAAAAACAGAACTCATGTTTCCAGAGAGTGAACAGGGAGTTGGCACAAAGGGTGAACCACTCCCCTGCCTCACTGGAGCATCACTATGGCACTGGAATGGAACCAGGTGTTCACACTGAGAGTGAACCAGATTACGAACAGTGCGTCAGAGAAAGAAACGGGAAGGACGGACGTCGGTCGAGTTCTCACCATGAacaccttcttctcctccaccgtcTGGAAGCGGCCGTGACCGAACTTGGAGGTGGTGTCGATGAACTTGAGGTCGATCTTCTCCAGAGCGCGACGGCTCGTTTGCACCAGCAGAGACTGAGGAGCGAGACGACACGTTTACAGGATGTTGAACACGTCACTACAGTTTGCTCATattaaataaaggaaaactGAGAAAACTAAGatcttttgaaatattaaatcctGACGAACTCGTCAACAGAACTGCGCTCAGTGCTCGACATTCAGCAACGGGGGTGAACCCATTCTGTCCGCCCGTCGAGGGTCTCATCACCGCACAACAACTTTGTTGTTTAATGATCAGACATCAAGGGAAAAAACCTGTCCTTTAACTTCGACCTCACCTTGCGCAGGGTCAGAACCCTCTTCTTGGTTCCCACCACGCAGCCCTTCACCATGACGAAGTCGTTGGTCACATCTCCGTAGTGGACAAACCCACCCTGTGAAGAACAAAGACCTCAGGTGAGTTTCAGCTGCTTCACGAgtccacaggaagtgacacgggGTGATGTGACGTCTACTCACCAGGGGGTTGATGCTCTTGTTGGACAGGTCGTACTCGGTGGAGGCGTTGTTCTTCACCAGCTTGCCCTCCTTGGTGTGGTAGCCCTGGCCGATCTTGTAGATCTTCTTGTTGATCTCCGTGCGGTGGTGGTATCCCTTCTGACCAGCACGGGCCACCGAGAATGCCACGCGGGCCGGATGCCAGGCGCCGATGCAGGCCACCTTGCGCAGACCACGATGGGTCTTGCGGGGAAGTTTCTTTGTGTGCCAACGGCTGGTGACGCCTTGAGGAACAAACACACGGAGGAACGTTAACTCAGGAACGTGTTGACTCGAGGAAACGGGCTACAGATGAAAAACCATCTGAGATCTTTACCTTTGTATCCGTGACCCTTGGTGATGCCAATCACGTCGATCATCTCGTCCTGGGCGAACACGGTGTTGACGGGCACCGACTGCTCCAGCTTCTCACGGGCCCAGTCCACCTTGTCGGCGATGGTGCCTCCGTTCAGCTGCACCTCCATGAGGTGGGACTTCTTCTGCCTCA from the Scophthalmus maximus strain ysfricsl-2021 chromosome 17, ASM2237912v1, whole genome shotgun sequence genome contains:
- the rpl3 gene encoding 60S ribosomal protein L3, whose product is MSHRKFSAPRHGSLGFLPRKRSRRHRGKAKSFPRDDPSKPVHLTAFLGYKAGMTHIVREVDRPGSKVNKKEVVEAVTIVETPPMIVVGVVGYVNTPRGLRSFKTIFAEHVSDECKRRFYKNWYKSKKKAFTKYCKKWQDDEGKKQLEKDFASMKKYCQVVRIITHTQMRLLPLRQKKSHLMEVQLNGGTIADKVDWAREKLEQSVPVNTVFAQDEMIDVIGITKGHGYKGVTSRWHTKKLPRKTHRGLRKVACIGAWHPARVAFSVARAGQKGYHHRTEINKKIYKIGQGYHTKEGKLVKNNASTEYDLSNKSINPLGGFVHYGDVTNDFVMVKGCVVGTKKRVLTLRKSLLVQTSRRALEKIDLKFIDTTSKFGHGRFQTVEEKKVFMGPLKKDRVTKEETA